The Aedes aegypti strain LVP_AGWG chromosome 3, AaegL5.0 Primary Assembly, whole genome shotgun sequence genome contains a region encoding:
- the LOC5577179 gene encoding glucose dehydrogenase [FAD, quinone], giving the protein MLILKLSIWCTYAFYLLGTVLVWFILNGSYHFYEWLHSGRFPSKAAYEYIIVGSGTAGSVIASGIPSDDVLILEAGSMRSGLMDVPLLQPLMQGTSYDWQYRTEPQEGACEGMNERRSSWPMGKVFGGTYMFNNMVHYRAERKDFGEWFSEDSILDAFMEGFEDVEGVNELSFMTDLSGAFIKAAEEAGLEKNLFFRPNVSVSNGKRWTSSHTYLRQPRVGHETVFNALVIKIIFEDKRATGILLNKAGRHVQVIATKGIILSAGTVGSAKILLQSGVGPKQHLDEIGIKQVVDLQVGENLQDHITTGMDLVLLSKRLPLQVWNLLNPINIGRYLFASGRNSSIAFGGCECLGFVNLGSNFTHTLGFMVLPVGITFDAGYHLHTLMNLRDDVWNSYFQPLVDKGEQSVTILPILLHPESKGFIKLRDSNPHSSPVIQPNYLTEQKDIQTLITGLKILQQMVDQSAMRTLGAELNPKPFPGCEQHPFGSDSYWECYIRALTLTIYHPVGTCRMGSPGDPDAVVSNKDFKVHHLDNLYVVDGSIMPNLPSGNPNSVVIALAKHFLRVRFSVQ; this is encoded by the coding sequence ATGCTCATCCTAAAGCTATCAATCTGGTGCACCTACGCCTTCTACTTGCTCGGCACGGTTCTGGTGTGGTTCATACTGAACGGATCTTATCATTTCTACGAGTGGCTCCATTCGGGGCGCTTCCCGTCCAAGGCGGCCTATGAATACATCATCGTGGGATCCGGTACGGCTGGATCCGTTATCGCTTCCGGCATCCCATCGGACGATGTGCTGATTTTGGAAGCTGGATCAATGCGAAGCGGGTTGATGGACGTTCCGCTGTTGCAGCCGTTGATGCAAGGAACAAGCTACGACTGGCAATACCGGACGGAACCCCAGGAGGGAGCTTGCGAGGGCATGAACGAGCGGCGAAGCAGCTGGCCAATGGGGAAGGTTTTCGGCGGTACGTACATGTTCAACAATATGGTGCACTACCGAGCGGAGAGGAAGGATTTTGGGGAGTGGTTCTCGGAGGACTCGATACTAGATGCATTCATGGAAGGCTTTGAAGACGTGGAGGGTGTGAACGAGTTGAGCTTTATGACCGATTTGAGCGGGGCGTTTATAAAGGCAGCTGAAGAAGCGGGTTTGGAGAAGAATTTGTTCTTCAGGCCGAATGTGAGCGTGAGTAACGGAAAGCGTTGGACATCGAGCCATACCTATTTGAGGCAACCGAGAGTGGGACACGAAACAGTTTTCAATGCGCTGGTCATCAAGATTATCTTTGAAGATAAGCGAGCTACAGGAATTCTCCTAAATAAAGCAGGACGACACGTTCAAGTGATAGCCACAAAAGGAATCATTTTGTCTGCTGGGACAGTCGGAAGCGCAAAGATTTTGCTACAAAGCGGAGTAGGACCAAAACAACATCTGGATGAAATTGGTATCAAACAAGTTGTAGACTTACAAGTTGGCGAAAATTTGCAGGATCATATAACCACAGGAATGGATTTGGTGCTACTCTCGAAGCGACTTCCACTCCAAGTGTGGAATCTTCTCAATCCTATTAACATAGGAAGATACCTATTTGCTAGCGGGCGCAATTCGTCCATAGCCTTCGGAGGCTGCGAGTGTCTGGGATTCGTTAATTTAGGATCCAACTTCACTCACACCCTCGGATTTATGGTGCTTCCGGTGGGGATAACCTTCGATGCGGGATATCATTTGCACACACTGATGAATCTCCGTGACGATGTGTGGAATAGTTATTTCCAACCTTTGGTGGACAAAGGGGAACAATCGGTTACCATATTGCCGATTCTGCTGCATCCTGAAAGCAAAGGATTCATCAAATTGCGTGATTCAAACCCACATTCCAGTCCAGTGATTCAACCAAACTATTTAACGGAACAGAAGGACATTCAAACGCTCATAACGGGTCTTAAAATACTACAGCAAATGGTTGACCAATCGGCGATGAGGACACTCGGCGCAGAGTTAAACCCAAAGCCCTTTCCAGGTTGCGAGCAGCATCCATTCGGAAGCGATTCCTACTGGGAGTGCTACATCAGGGCACTCACGCTGACCATCTATCATCCTGTAGGGACGTGTCGGATGGGATCCCCAGGCGATCCGGACGCTGTTGTGTCGAACAAGGACTTTAAAGTCCACCATCTGGACAATCTCTACGTCGTGGATGGGTCCATAATGCCAAATTTGCCCAGTGGCAACCCGAATTCGGTTGTCATTGCTCTAGCTAAGCACTTTCTTAGGGTAAGGTTTTCAGTACAATAA